In Acidobacteriota bacterium, the DNA window CCGAAATGGCGAAATGTCTACATTGCTTGAGTGGCCAAATGGCTGAATGTCCCGGAGGTTGAATGATCGAATCCTCTTCGGACTGAGTCATTCAATCATTGCACCCAGGACATTCGACCATTCATCCCAGCAATGGGTGCACAATCGCCCTGCATTGGTTTGTCCGGCATTTCGCCATTTCGGACATTTGTGACATTTCGCCATTACGCGCGGCGCCCAGCCGAAGTCGGAGCTAATCAGTGAGCGCGGTCAATGGATTGACGCGCGACGCACGACGTGCCGGAATGAGCGTCGCCGTCAGCGCAACCACCGTGAGGAGCGCAGCCACGGCGCCGATAACAATGGGGTCCATGGGCGCGACGTCGTAGAGTTGGCTTTTCATGGCCTCGCCCACGAAAGTACGTGCCGGCCAGGCCCACGGCCAGGCCGACGCCGGCGATTTTCAGGCCGTCCTGAAGAACAAGGCTGAAGACTTCGCGTGCGGTGCTGCCAAGCGCCATGCGTATGCCGATTTCGCGGCGGCGATGCGCCACCGATACGCCAGCACCCCATAGACGCCGATGGCAGAGAGGAACAACGCGACGCCGGCAAACGCCAGCGCGAGCAGCATCGGCACGCGACGACCCACGAGCGAGTCGTCCATGCGCTCGACCATGGTGTGAACGCCATAGACGGGCAGTTCAGCGTCAATGGCGGCCACTTTGGCGCGCAGCGAGTTCACCACCGATTCGGGCGCCACACGCGTGCGCATGGCCACGAAGATGCTGCGATCGGGTGACTGCGCGAGTGGGAAGTAATATGCGCCCACCGACGCCCGGCCCGTGGCCAGGCCCCGAATTTCGACGTCTTTGACAACGCCAACCACGTTGAAGAACTCCGTCTTCTCGGTGATCGCGGTCAGGTCTTTCATGTCCTGAGGAAAGTAGAGGCGGCGCCCAACGGGGTCCTGACCCGGCCAGAACCGTGCGGCAAGCCGTTCATCAATGATGGCCACTTTCGCAGACTCCGCCGTGTCGCCGGGTGTGAAGGAGCGGCCTTTGACCAGCGCTGTGTTCATCGCCTCGAAGTACCCCTCGCTCACACGGGTCTGGTTCGGAGAAATGATGGACTCACCAGGTTTCATCATGCCCTTCGGCGAAGATCACGCTGTCGCTGAAGTCGTCGCCGAATGGAATGCTCGATGTGATGCCGGCCTGTTCCACGCCGGCAATGGTGCGGGCGGCCTCAAGAATGCGGCCCGAGGCCACCCGAAGCGCGGTGTCATCGGCATACCCGCCGGTCGGGAAGCTCACGGACGCGGTGATCACACCCTCAGGGCTGAATCCAGGATCGATCCGCAGGACCTTGTCAAAGCTCGATACCAGCAGTCCGGCGGCCACCAGCAAGAGACGCACGCGAGCGCGATCTGCGCTGTGGCCAGACCACGCCGCAGCAAGGTTGGTGCCCCGGCTTACCGTGCCGCCGCGCCCCTCTTCGCGCAACGTGGCATTGACGTTCATGCGGCCGAGCCGCACAACGGGCACCAGACCGATGAGCAGCCCGACGCACAACGTGAGCAGCAGCGCGACCCCGACGCTCACCAGATCCATCCGAATTTCGTGACCACGCAGCCGGGTCAGGGACGCACCAATAGCGTGCCGCGTCGCCAACTCACGGTTGCGCGCACTGGCTCGCACCATCACAAGGTTCGCGATATTAACGACGCCAATCAGCAACACCAGCAGGACGCCGCCCCATAGCAGGTACAACACTGCGCGAAGGTCACGTACCAGGTCCTGCTGAAGGTTGGCGGCCACCGTGAAAGCCTGCGTCCTTCAGAATCTGTTTGAACTGCGGGAACCGCTCATCGTTGGCGGCGTTCAGCGCATCCAGTTGCTGCTGCACCTGTTCGACTGACGCGCCGGGCGCAAGGCGCCCGACCATCCCCAGTTGTTGCTGTGCCGGCCATCGTCAGACTTCTCGCGAGCGGTGAAGACGGCGGGCAGGAAGACGTCGACGTCGTTCCAGAGGAACTTGAAGTCGGCCGGCAACACCCGGCCACGGTCGTGACGTTGCCATTCAGCCGGATCTCACGTCCCACGATGGACGAATCACCCGCGTAACGCCGTTGCCACATGGCGTGGCTGAGCAGGACCCGGCGCGGCGCGCCTTCTGCCTCGTCGTTTTCCGTGAAGAGCGTGCCGATCACGGGCTGCACCTGAAGCATGCGGAAGAACGAGGCCGAGGACACCACGGTCTTCAACCGCTCGGCGCCCTTGTCCGCGCCGAGTGTGGCGCCGCTCTGACGGAAGACCGACTGCACTTCCAGCGCAGGCACAGCCTTGAGCCGATCGAAATAGTCGGGCACTGCGGCGCCCGCGCGCTCGGCTCCTGCATTCGGGTAGCTGTTGTAGACCTGCACCAGGCGATCGGCTTCGGGCACAGGCAGCGGCCGCAGGACCACGGAGCGAACCACGCTGAAGATGGCGGTATTGGCGCCAATACAGAGCGCCAGCGTCAGGAGCGCCGTGACGGTGAAGCTGCGGTCTTTCAGGAGGAGGCGAACCGTGTGGCGCAGGCTGGACATGCATGCGAGGGACGGATTGCCCCGGCCGCGTGTTCCTTATTTCGACAATGGCCTGCCTGTGCCGTGATACCGAATCTGGGTGATCTCGGCCAGCACCGACAGGGCAATTTCGGCAGGAGTCCGGCCGCCCAGGTCCAGGCCAACAGGGGCGTGGATCGCCTGCAGGCGGTCTTCCGCGACGCCTTCGGCACGCAGCATTTCGTTGATCAATACCGTCTTGCGCCGGCTGCCGAGCAGCCCGATGTATCTGGCCGGTGTCGTGACCGCCGCCAGCATGCAATCGGCGTCGAGTTTGTGCCCCCGGGTGGCGATCACAATGAAGCTGTTCCAGCTGTAGCGAATGCCGGCGAGCGTGGCGGGCACGTCCCCCTGCAGGATTGTCGCGTTCGGGAACCGGGACTGGTCGGCGAACTCGGGCCGGTCCTCAACCACGGTCACATCAAAGTCGAGCATGGCCGCCTGACGGGCGATGGCGAGTGCGACGTGGCC includes these proteins:
- a CDS encoding ABC transporter permease, translated to MSSLRHTVRLLLKDRSFTVTALLTLALCIGANTAIFSVVRSVVLRPLPVPEADRLVQVYNSYPNAGAERAGAAVPDYFDRLKAVPALEVQSVFRQSGATLGADKGAERLKTVVSSASFFRMLQVQPVIGTLFTENDEAEGAPRRVLLSHAMWQRRYAGDSSIVGREIRLNGNVTTVAGCCRPTSSSSGTTSTSSCPPSSPLARSLTMAGTATTGDGRAPCARRVSRTGAAATGCAERRQR
- a CDS encoding ABC transporter permease translates to MMKPGESIISPNQTRVSEGYFEAMNTALVKGRSFTPGDTAESAKVAIIDERLAARFWPGQDPVGRRLYFPQDMKDLTAITEKTEFFNVVGVVKDVEIRGLATGRASVGAYYFPLAQSPDRSIFVAMRTRVAPESVVNSLRAKVAAIDAELPVYGVHTMVERMDDSLVGRRVPMLLALAFAGVALFLSAIGVYGVLAYRWRIAAAKSAYAWRLAAPHAKSSALFFRTA